One genomic window of Kaistia geumhonensis includes the following:
- the clpS gene encoding ATP-dependent Clp protease adapter ClpS, translating to MSKDIRRPEDGDTGTGIATKAKPKTKRPSLYRVLLLNDDYTPMEFVVHVLERFFNKSREEATAIMLHVHQHGVGECGVFTYEVAETKVTQVMDFARKHQHPLQCVMERK from the coding sequence ATGAGCAAGGACATCCGTCGACCCGAGGATGGCGATACCGGCACCGGCATCGCCACGAAGGCGAAGCCGAAGACCAAGCGGCCGAGCCTTTACCGCGTGCTTCTGCTGAACGACGACTACACGCCGATGGAATTCGTCGTGCATGTCCTCGAGAGGTTCTTCAACAAGTCCAGGGAAGAAGCGACGGCGATCATGCTGCACGTGCATCAGCATGGCGTGGGGGAGTGCGGAGTATTCACCTATGAAGTGGCCGAGACAAAGGTCACGCAGGTGATGGATTTCGCGCGCAAACACCAGCATCCGCTGCAATGCGTGATGGAAAGGAAGTGA
- a CDS encoding cobyrinate a,c-diamide synthase codes for MTTRGLILSAIRSGSGKTVVATALVAALRRRGLAVATAKSGPDYIDPAFHALAAGRPSPNLDSWAMPPELLDAVATSASARADLFIVEGALGLFDGVAGPRGRRGATADLAARFGLPVVPVLDVSGQSQTVAAVLRGLMAHEPGVRVAGVILNRVASERHRALIAGAVAEIDLPVLGAVPRDAALALPERHLGLVQAEEQADLAARLAAASDLVERSIDCDALVALAEPLRIATGAARRLPPPGRRIALARDAAFSFVYPHLLEGWRGEGAEIVPFSPLGNEPPADDCDACWLPGGYPELHAGRLAANETFLEGLRRFAMTRPVHGECGGYMVLGEMLVDAAGEGHRMAGLLSHATSFETRRLSLGYREARLLADSPLGPAGGLVRGHEFHYACEIEGGSDAPFAEIADAAGRPLGPGGGRRGLVSGSWFHAVAPV; via the coding sequence ATGACCACCCGCGGTCTCATTCTGTCGGCGATCCGATCGGGCTCGGGAAAGACTGTCGTCGCCACCGCGCTGGTCGCGGCGCTGCGGCGCCGGGGGCTTGCCGTCGCGACCGCGAAGAGCGGGCCCGATTACATCGATCCCGCCTTTCATGCGCTGGCGGCGGGAAGGCCGAGCCCCAATCTCGACAGCTGGGCGATGCCGCCGGAGCTTCTCGACGCCGTTGCGACGAGTGCGTCGGCGCGCGCAGATCTCTTCATCGTCGAGGGGGCGCTCGGTCTCTTCGACGGGGTGGCCGGGCCGCGCGGCCGGCGCGGCGCGACCGCGGACCTCGCCGCCCGCTTCGGCCTGCCGGTCGTGCCGGTGCTCGATGTCTCCGGCCAGTCGCAGACGGTCGCCGCCGTGCTGCGCGGGCTGATGGCGCATGAACCGGGCGTGCGCGTCGCCGGCGTGATCCTCAACCGCGTGGCGAGCGAGCGCCACCGGGCGCTCATCGCCGGTGCCGTCGCCGAGATCGACCTGCCGGTGCTGGGGGCCGTTCCGCGCGATGCGGCGCTCGCACTGCCCGAGCGCCATCTCGGGCTCGTCCAGGCCGAGGAGCAGGCCGATCTGGCGGCGCGCCTCGCCGCCGCGTCCGACCTCGTCGAACGCAGCATCGACTGCGATGCGCTCGTCGCGCTCGCCGAGCCACTGCGCATCGCGACCGGGGCAGCTCGCCGGCTGCCGCCGCCGGGCCGGCGCATCGCGCTCGCCCGCGACGCGGCCTTTTCCTTCGTCTATCCGCATCTCCTCGAAGGCTGGCGCGGCGAGGGGGCCGAGATCGTCCCCTTCTCGCCGCTCGGCAACGAACCGCCCGCAGACGATTGCGACGCCTGCTGGCTGCCGGGCGGCTATCCGGAGCTGCATGCCGGCCGTCTCGCCGCCAACGAGACCTTTCTCGAGGGGCTCCGCCGCTTCGCGATGACGCGGCCCGTCCATGGCGAGTGCGGCGGCTACATGGTGCTCGGCGAAATGCTGGTCGATGCGGCGGGGGAGGGGCATCGGATGGCGGGGCTGCTCTCGCATGCAACGAGCTTCGAGACTCGCCGCCTGTCGCTCGGCTATCGCGAGGCGCGCCTCCTAGCCGATAGTCCGCTCGGGCCGGCCGGCGGCCTCGTCCGCGGTCACGAGTTCCACTATGCGTGCGAGATCGAGGGCGGCAGCGACGCGCCCTTCGCCGAGATCGCCGATGCGGCGGGCCGGCCGCTTGGACCGGGCGGGGGGCGCCGCGGTCTCGTTTCGGGCAGTTGGTTCCACGCCGTCGCACCGGTCTGA
- a CDS encoding cobalt-precorrin-5B (C(1))-methyltransferase has translation MSEDQHAADETTDDDVPAGPLRRGWTTGSCAAAAAKAACSALVGHGFPDPVEIPLPRGGRAAFALATTALSGDTASVGIVKDAGDDPDVTHGALVVATLRRGAPGSGLRFAAGPGVGTVTRPGLALAPGEPAINPVPRAMIRAALAEVHDAPDDLVVEIAIPGGEQLAERTLNGRLGILGGLSVLGTTGIVIPYSCSSWIHSIHRGIDVARATGLTHVAGSTGSTSEAAVKALYGLPDEALLEMGDFVGGMLKYLKAHPVPRVTIAGGIGKMAKLGQGLLDLHSKRGSVDLAFLARLATAHGGDPALAAAITTANTAAEAFSLAGRRDIDLGAAIAEAAHVTAAKVVTGAGIALDVLVFDRDGALVGRSSG, from the coding sequence GTGTCCGAGGATCAACACGCAGCCGATGAGACGACGGATGACGACGTTCCGGCCGGCCCGCTGAGGCGCGGCTGGACGACGGGAAGCTGCGCCGCGGCGGCGGCCAAGGCGGCCTGTTCCGCGCTGGTCGGCCACGGATTTCCCGATCCCGTCGAAATTCCGCTGCCGCGCGGCGGACGCGCCGCCTTCGCGCTGGCGACCACCGCGCTTTCGGGCGACACGGCGAGCGTCGGCATCGTCAAGGACGCGGGCGACGATCCGGACGTGACGCATGGCGCGCTCGTAGTGGCGACGCTGCGGCGCGGGGCGCCGGGCTCGGGCCTCCGCTTCGCCGCCGGCCCGGGCGTCGGCACCGTCACCCGGCCTGGCCTCGCGCTCGCACCGGGCGAGCCGGCGATCAATCCCGTCCCGCGGGCGATGATCCGCGCGGCGCTCGCCGAGGTCCACGACGCGCCTGACGATCTCGTCGTCGAGATCGCGATCCCGGGTGGCGAGCAACTGGCCGAGCGCACGCTGAACGGCCGGCTCGGCATTCTCGGCGGCCTCTCGGTGCTCGGGACGACCGGCATCGTCATTCCCTATTCCTGCTCGTCCTGGATTCACTCGATCCATCGCGGCATCGACGTCGCCCGGGCAACCGGCCTCACCCATGTCGCGGGCTCCACCGGTTCGACCTCCGAGGCGGCGGTCAAGGCTCTTTACGGGCTGCCCGACGAGGCGCTGCTCGAGATGGGCGATTTCGTCGGCGGCATGCTCAAATATCTCAAGGCCCATCCCGTGCCGCGTGTCACCATCGCGGGCGGCATCGGCAAGATGGCCAAGCTCGGCCAGGGCCTGCTCGACCTCCATTCGAAGCGCGGCAGCGTCGATCTCGCCTTCCTCGCCCGCCTTGCGACCGCGCATGGCGGCGACCCGGCCCTTGCGGCCGCGATCACGACGGCCAATACGGCGGCCGAGGCCTTCTCCCTGGCCGGACGTCGGGACATCGATCTCGGCGCCGCCATTGCCGAGGCCGCGCATGTCACGGCGGCAAAGGTCGTGACCGGCGCGGGCATCGCGCTCGACGTCCTCGTCTTCGACCGCGACGGCGCACTCGTCGGGCGCTCCTCCGGCTAG
- a CDS encoding extracellular solute-binding protein, with protein MRRSLRVALLATVATCFAGAALAQDLITKDRVGPADAPKTLTFRLTGDGPGNTDPAYAEAYKKVFVDFIQKHPGWQIKLERMSDNIGQEQARMLEQAKSGSGPDCAAVDSFVLALFMNAGVLKPLNEYFTQAEIDDLFPFVREGITGKDGKIYAWWWGTDLRVLYRNKDIVPTAPETWEELKAAAIASKDKGMEGVLVNGGRWEGTTFDWLANFWAQGGKLVDENGKPIFAEGENREKFLKAVNYFKDLVDSGAAPKRVATIVNYDEFNAAATAGTTALFIGGNWQLAQLKNTMEPEEFAKWTFSPIPGPTKDQRSTGTGGWTVGAFSNDPEKVALCAAIAKDIYAGPGNEIQQQLPTSKAIFNKYDVFKSEANQAFAAALVDGQARPGVPIYPEISNQIQVMMGDVLTGAKTPEAALDAANAAVQAAYSRL; from the coding sequence ATGAGAAGATCCCTCCGCGTCGCCCTTCTGGCGACCGTGGCGACCTGCTTCGCCGGTGCGGCGCTGGCCCAGGACCTCATCACCAAGGACCGTGTCGGTCCGGCCGACGCGCCGAAGACGCTGACCTTCCGCCTCACCGGCGACGGCCCGGGCAACACCGATCCGGCCTATGCCGAGGCCTACAAGAAGGTCTTCGTCGACTTCATCCAGAAGCATCCCGGCTGGCAGATCAAGCTGGAGCGGATGTCCGACAATATCGGCCAGGAGCAGGCGCGCATGCTGGAGCAGGCGAAGTCGGGCTCGGGCCCGGACTGCGCCGCGGTCGACAGCTTCGTGCTGGCACTCTTCATGAACGCCGGCGTTCTGAAGCCGCTCAACGAGTACTTCACGCAGGCCGAGATCGACGACCTCTTCCCGTTCGTCCGCGAGGGCATCACGGGCAAGGACGGCAAGATCTATGCCTGGTGGTGGGGCACCGATCTGCGTGTTCTCTATCGCAACAAGGACATCGTCCCGACCGCGCCCGAGACCTGGGAAGAGCTGAAGGCTGCGGCCATCGCTTCCAAGGACAAGGGCATGGAAGGCGTGCTCGTCAATGGCGGCCGCTGGGAAGGCACCACCTTCGACTGGCTCGCCAATTTCTGGGCCCAGGGCGGCAAGCTCGTCGACGAGAACGGCAAGCCGATCTTCGCCGAAGGCGAGAACCGCGAGAAGTTCCTGAAGGCCGTCAACTACTTCAAGGACCTCGTCGACTCGGGCGCCGCTCCGAAGCGCGTCGCCACGATCGTCAACTACGACGAGTTCAACGCCGCCGCGACGGCCGGCACCACCGCCCTCTTCATCGGCGGCAACTGGCAGCTCGCCCAGCTCAAGAACACGATGGAGCCGGAAGAGTTCGCCAAGTGGACCTTCTCGCCGATTCCCGGCCCGACCAAGGACCAGCGTTCGACGGGCACCGGCGGCTGGACGGTCGGCGCCTTCTCGAACGACCCTGAGAAGGTCGCCCTCTGCGCCGCCATCGCCAAGGATATCTATGCCGGTCCCGGCAACGAGATCCAGCAGCAGCTGCCGACCTCGAAGGCGATCTTCAACAAGTACGACGTCTTCAAGTCGGAAGCGAACCAGGCCTTCGCGGCCGCGCTGGTCGACGGCCAGGCCCGTCCGGGCGTGCCGATCTATCCCGAGATCTCGAACCAGATCCAGGTGATGATGGGCGACGTGCTGACCGGCGCCAAGACGCCGGAAGCCGCTCTCGACGCGGCCAACGCCGCCGTCCAGGCCGCCTATTCGCGCCTCTGA
- a CDS encoding carbohydrate ABC transporter permease, with the protein MRRIEENPFSWLLPVAILLGVFYLYPIFDVLRLAFTNASLRGGEEHYTVDSFVALIANPALPDILWTTFVFTAGSVIGQQFFGLGIAVLVMRGERRRLYGMTALRTIVLIAWVIPGIANGLIWQMLFSEAPFGAINSVLRMMSIQPVAWLSDPGIAMISAIVSNVWRGTAFSMIVFYAALKGIDPTLYEAASVDGANGWQRFRFITLPQMRAAILVNSILITIATLNTFDAIISLTGGGPGRATEVLSLYTFNTVFRNLDLAGGSVLSVLMLVISLVLAVGYASFLPRREANE; encoded by the coding sequence ATGCGGCGCATCGAGGAGAATCCCTTCTCCTGGCTGCTGCCGGTCGCGATCCTGCTCGGCGTCTTCTACCTCTACCCGATCTTCGACGTGCTGCGCCTCGCCTTCACCAATGCGAGCCTGCGCGGCGGCGAGGAGCACTACACGGTCGATTCCTTCGTCGCGCTGATCGCCAATCCGGCGCTGCCCGACATCCTGTGGACCACCTTCGTCTTCACGGCCGGCAGCGTCATCGGCCAGCAGTTCTTCGGGCTCGGCATCGCCGTGCTCGTGATGCGCGGCGAGCGGCGCCGCCTCTACGGCATGACCGCGCTGCGCACGATCGTGCTGATCGCCTGGGTCATCCCCGGCATCGCCAACGGCCTCATCTGGCAGATGCTGTTCAGCGAGGCGCCGTTCGGCGCCATCAACAGCGTGCTGCGCATGATGTCGATCCAGCCGGTCGCCTGGCTGTCGGATCCCGGCATCGCCATGATCTCGGCGATCGTCTCCAATGTCTGGCGCGGCACCGCCTTCTCGATGATCGTGTTCTATGCTGCGCTGAAGGGCATCGACCCGACGCTCTACGAGGCGGCGAGCGTCGACGGCGCCAATGGCTGGCAGCGCTTCCGCTTCATCACGCTGCCGCAGATGCGCGCCGCGATCCTCGTCAACTCGATCCTCATCACCATCGCGACGCTCAACACCTTCGACGCGATCATCTCGCTGACCGGCGGCGGCCCCGGCCGCGCCACCGAGGTGCTGTCGCTCTACACGTTCAACACCGTGTTCCGGAACCTCGACCTCGCGGGCGGCAGCGTGCTCTCCGTGCTGATGCTCGTCATCAGCCTCGTGCTCGCCGTCGGCTATGCGTCGTTCCTGCCGCGCCGGGAGGCCAACGAATGA
- a CDS encoding carbohydrate ABC transporter permease encodes MTSESREKLWDLATYLIAIIIAAFFLVPLLWLLSLALRTRQEVFLGASRFIPKRPTLGNFEQILSDPAFINYLWNGLKLSALGGIGCLIVAAPAAYAFSRFHFQSRSSLMMSILAFQMVSPLVILVPLYRYMASLGLLDGHFGVTMIYIAVSLPMAVWLLKSSIDGIPKSLEEAAQIDGCSRFGIFWRITLPLVAPGLASAFILIMILNWSQFLVPFLLLTTDSKLPISVAIFTFAGTSSASSTQVLAAACLVAVVPAIVAFLLLQRMIVGALTAGAVKG; translated from the coding sequence ATGACTTCGGAATCCCGCGAAAAGCTCTGGGACCTCGCGACCTATCTGATCGCGATCATCATCGCCGCCTTCTTCCTGGTGCCCCTGCTCTGGCTGCTGTCGCTGGCGCTGCGGACGCGGCAGGAAGTCTTCCTCGGCGCCAGCCGGTTCATCCCGAAGCGGCCGACGCTCGGCAATTTCGAGCAGATTCTCTCCGACCCGGCCTTCATCAACTATCTCTGGAACGGGCTGAAGCTCTCGGCGCTCGGCGGCATCGGCTGCCTGATCGTCGCCGCGCCCGCCGCCTATGCGTTCTCGCGCTTCCACTTCCAGAGCCGCAGCTCGCTCATGATGTCGATCCTGGCCTTCCAGATGGTGTCGCCGCTCGTCATCCTCGTTCCGCTCTACCGCTACATGGCCTCGCTCGGCCTTCTCGACGGCCATTTTGGCGTCACCATGATCTATATCGCGGTGAGCCTTCCCATGGCGGTCTGGCTGCTCAAGAGCTCGATCGACGGCATTCCGAAGTCGCTGGAGGAAGCAGCCCAGATCGACGGCTGCTCGCGCTTCGGCATCTTCTGGCGGATAACGCTGCCGCTCGTGGCGCCCGGCCTCGCTTCGGCCTTCATCCTCATCATGATCCTCAACTGGTCGCAGTTCCTCGTTCCGTTCCTGCTGCTGACCACCGATTCCAAGCTGCCGATCTCGGTCGCGATCTTCACCTTCGCCGGCACGTCCAGTGCGTCGTCGACGCAGGTGCTGGCGGCCGCCTGTCTCGTCGCCGTCGTGCCGGCCATCGTCGCCTTCCTGCTCCTCCAGCGGATGATCGTCGGTGCGCTGACCGCCGGAGCCGTGAAGGGCTGA